From Citricoccus sp. SGAir0253, a single genomic window includes:
- the dnaG gene encoding DNA primase: MAGLIKREDIDRVRERTDLKEIVDSFVTLRGAGVGSYKGLCPFHDERSPSFHVRPSVGTYHCFGCGESGDVISFLMKMEHTTFAETVERLAAKAGIELHYEDGGTGPDREQVGRRQRLLEANKVADEFFRDQLRTPAAATGQQFLAGRGFTAEHAEQFGVGYAPQGWDNLLGHLRRKGFRDDELRLTGLFSEGQRGIYDRFRGRLVWPIRDMTGATIGFGARKLFEDDPGPKYLNTPETQLYKKSQVLYGIDLAKRNVARQRRLVVVEGYTDVMAAHLSGVDTAVATCGTAFGAEHVKIARRLISDDGTGGEIIFTFDGDAAGQKAALRAFEEDSKFLARTYVAVEPSGMDPCDLRQERGPEAVVALIESRRPLFEFAIRAGLKNFDLDTVEGRAGALRHAAPIVAGIRDAVVRPGYERELAGWLGLDQGTVHQAVQRAQRSPASASPGAARQREHPERSDRRAPATDRGPAPSAPGAAPGAAPGRAGEEAAVGVAERPAFQRPDPRDPAARMEREALEVVLQQPTLLSAEQWQAFYAAAFTVPAFTAVHAATRAAGMAGATPAQWVDRVRQEAPAELAPLVGELAVTPLPARTEEDLIRYCRDIMNRLFELQITHQKAELLGRLQRMGPAGDPAEFAALNRQLLDLEMKRRSLRARD, from the coding sequence ATGGCAGGTCTGATCAAGCGCGAGGACATCGATCGTGTCCGCGAGCGCACGGACCTCAAGGAGATCGTCGACTCCTTCGTCACCCTGCGCGGCGCCGGCGTGGGGTCCTACAAGGGACTCTGCCCGTTCCACGACGAGCGCAGCCCCTCGTTCCACGTCCGCCCCTCGGTGGGGACGTACCACTGCTTCGGCTGCGGGGAGTCCGGGGACGTCATCAGCTTCCTGATGAAGATGGAGCACACCACCTTCGCCGAGACCGTCGAACGGCTCGCGGCCAAGGCCGGCATCGAGCTCCACTACGAGGACGGCGGGACCGGGCCGGACCGCGAGCAGGTGGGCCGGCGCCAGCGGCTGCTCGAGGCCAACAAGGTGGCGGACGAGTTCTTCCGCGACCAGCTGCGCACCCCCGCCGCCGCCACGGGCCAGCAGTTCCTCGCCGGCCGCGGCTTCACCGCCGAGCACGCCGAGCAGTTCGGGGTCGGCTACGCCCCCCAGGGCTGGGACAACCTGCTCGGCCACCTGCGCCGCAAGGGCTTCCGGGACGACGAGCTGCGGCTGACCGGCCTGTTCTCCGAGGGCCAGCGCGGCATCTACGACCGGTTCCGCGGCCGGCTGGTGTGGCCCATCCGGGACATGACCGGGGCCACCATCGGCTTCGGGGCGCGCAAGCTGTTCGAGGACGACCCCGGGCCCAAGTACCTCAACACCCCGGAGACCCAGCTCTACAAGAAGTCCCAGGTGCTCTACGGGATCGACCTCGCCAAGCGCAACGTCGCGCGCCAACGCCGGCTCGTGGTGGTGGAGGGCTACACGGACGTCATGGCCGCCCACCTGTCCGGGGTGGACACCGCCGTGGCCACGTGCGGCACCGCCTTCGGCGCCGAGCACGTCAAGATCGCCCGCCGCCTGATCTCGGACGACGGCACGGGCGGGGAGATCATCTTCACCTTCGACGGCGACGCGGCGGGACAGAAGGCCGCCCTGCGGGCGTTCGAGGAGGACAGCAAGTTCCTGGCCCGGACCTACGTGGCCGTGGAGCCCTCCGGCATGGACCCGTGCGACCTGCGCCAGGAGCGCGGTCCGGAGGCCGTCGTGGCGCTCATCGAGTCCCGCCGGCCGCTGTTCGAGTTCGCCATCCGGGCCGGGCTGAAGAACTTCGACCTCGACACCGTCGAGGGACGCGCGGGGGCCCTGCGCCACGCCGCGCCCATCGTGGCCGGGATCCGCGACGCCGTCGTGCGCCCCGGCTACGAGCGGGAACTGGCGGGCTGGCTGGGCCTGGACCAGGGAACCGTCCACCAGGCGGTGCAGCGCGCGCAGCGGTCGCCGGCGTCCGCGTCCCCGGGTGCGGCCCGCCAGCGGGAGCACCCCGAGCGGTCCGACCGACGGGCGCCCGCGACGGACCGGGGCCCGGCCCCCTCGGCCCCGGGGGCGGCCCCGGGGGCGGCCCCCGGACGGGCGGGGGAGGAGGCCGCCGTCGGCGTCGCCGAGCGGCCGGCCTTCCAGCGCCCGGACCCGCGGGACCCCGCCGCGCGGATGGAGCGGGAGGCCCTCGAGGTGGTGCTGCAGCAGCCGACGCTGCTCTCGGCCGAGCAGTGGCAGGCGTTCTACGCGGCCGCCTTCACGGTGCCGGCGTTCACGGCCGTGCACGCCGCGACCCGGGCCGCCGGCATGGCCGGGGCCACCCCCGCCCAGTGGGTGGACCGCGTGCGGCAGGAGGCGCCGGCCGAGCTCGCACCGCTAGTCGGGGAGCTGGCGGTGACGCCGCTGCCCGCCCGCACCGAGGAGGACCTCATCCGGTACTGCCGGGACATCATGAACCGGCTGTTCGAGCTGCAGATCACCCACCAGAAGGCGGAGCTGCTCGGTCGCCTGCAGCGGATGGGCCCCGCGGGTGACCCGGCGGAGTTCGCGGCCCTGAACCGCCAGCTGCTGGACCTGGAGATGAAGCGCCGGTCGCTGCGGGCCCGCGACTGA
- a CDS encoding IclR family transcriptional regulator: MATTGGGTVGKALELLTLVGEFPAGGTAAQVAQRVDYPFSTVHRLLTTLVETEFLSYDPRDRRYSLGLPVFQLGQQVAYHRGFTGTVHAVLQELTERTGESSVLSVLDRGRALTVHTVDGPQFRTTTDPGDHSPLHTSANGKVLLAFSDPETAERLLRSVDLVPRTEHSITDREVLARQLAEARAQGWAGQSEENDVGMAAIAVPVQAPSRGLIGALALAAPLFRCDLEGLREHLPALRAAAHQLSIQLPQG, encoded by the coding sequence ATGGCGACGACCGGAGGCGGGACCGTGGGCAAGGCCCTGGAGCTGCTGACCCTGGTGGGGGAGTTCCCCGCGGGCGGCACGGCGGCGCAGGTCGCCCAGCGGGTGGACTATCCCTTCAGCACCGTCCACCGGCTGCTGACCACGCTGGTGGAGACGGAGTTCCTCTCCTATGACCCGCGGGACCGGCGCTACTCCCTGGGCCTGCCCGTCTTCCAGCTCGGCCAGCAGGTGGCCTACCACCGCGGGTTCACCGGGACGGTCCACGCCGTCCTGCAGGAGCTCACCGAGCGCACCGGGGAGAGCTCGGTGCTCTCCGTGCTGGACCGGGGCCGCGCCCTGACCGTGCACACCGTGGACGGCCCCCAGTTCCGCACCACCACGGACCCCGGGGACCACAGCCCCCTGCACACGAGCGCCAACGGCAAGGTCCTCCTGGCCTTCTCGGACCCGGAGACGGCCGAGCGGCTGCTGCGCTCCGTGGACCTGGTGCCCCGGACGGAGCACTCGATCACGGACCGCGAGGTGCTCGCCCGCCAGCTCGCCGAGGCGCGGGCCCAGGGCTGGGCCGGCCAGTCCGAGGAGAACGACGTCGGCATGGCCGCCATCGCCGTGCCGGTCCAGGCCCCCTCCCGGGGCCTCATCGGCGCCCTCGCCCTGGCCGCGCCGCTGTTCCGGTGCGACCTCGAGGGCCTGCGGGAACACCTGCCCGCGCTGCGCGCGGCCGCCCACCAGCTGTCCATCCAGCTTCCCCAGGGCTAG
- a CDS encoding PepSY domain-containing protein, which produces MTHQATPRPARGPLLITGTGALALALLTGCTTAGPGTDDTPADATSGAATASTTPEASSAPATGSDAATDGATEDSPDDAGTEGTGGATGGAGPGETTGSTDDGTGDATDDATASGAPATAEPGASTSAAAGDDPVLAALGALSEERPDAVVVSVDRDDEGAAYEIEAVEGSTVLDLAVGTDGTVRETDDRGDDEEDVRAAREVTVTAEQAAEAALRGRDGQSVDEMELDEEDGALSWKVELDDGQGGAGDEVLVDAATGEVRPGG; this is translated from the coding sequence ATGACGCACCAGGCCACTCCCCGACCGGCCCGCGGGCCCCTGCTCATCACCGGCACCGGGGCCCTCGCCCTCGCCCTGCTGACCGGGTGCACGACGGCGGGACCCGGGACCGATGACACCCCGGCCGACGCCACGAGCGGGGCCGCGACCGCCAGTACCACCCCCGAGGCGTCCTCCGCGCCGGCGACCGGCTCGGACGCCGCCACGGACGGTGCCACGGAGGATTCCCCCGACGATGCCGGCACCGAGGGCACCGGGGGCGCCACGGGCGGAGCGGGCCCGGGCGAGACGACGGGCAGCACCGATGACGGCACCGGTGACGCCACCGATGACGCCACGGCCTCCGGCGCCCCCGCCACCGCTGAGCCGGGTGCCTCGACGTCCGCCGCCGCCGGCGACGACCCGGTCCTGGCCGCCCTCGGGGCGCTCTCCGAGGAGCGCCCGGACGCGGTCGTCGTGTCCGTGGACCGGGACGACGAGGGCGCCGCCTACGAGATCGAGGCGGTGGAGGGATCCACCGTGCTGGACCTCGCCGTCGGCACCGACGGCACCGTCCGCGAGACCGACGACCGGGGCGACGACGAGGAGGACGTGCGGGCCGCCCGGGAGGTGACGGTCACCGCCGAGCAGGCCGCCGAGGCCGCCCTGCGGGGCCGCGACGGGCAGTCCGTGGACGAGATGGAGCTCGACGAGGAGGACGGCGCGCTGTCCTGGAAGGTCGAGCTGGACGACGGGCAGGGCGGCGCCGGTGACGAGGTGCTCGTGGACGCCGCCACCGGAGAGGTCCGCCCCGGGGGCTGA
- a CDS encoding shikimate dehydrogenase: MSTTGESYLVGLIGEGIAASLTPPMHEREGAEQGLLYLYRPVDVAALGLSGDEAQAEAPRLLEYGRRLGFNAFNVTHPFKQTIMAHLDRVDEDAASLGAVNTVVFTADGQAVGRNTDFSGYLSGLRRALPGADLSRVVQLGAGGAGSAIAYGLLRAGAAELVLIDLDADRAAARAADLQARFPGQRVTSRPHAELPQALAAATGFAHCTPVGMHLHPGIPVDPEWLHPGLWVSDVVYLPVDTELVVAARERGCAVVDGGTMAVGQAVDAFSLITGRPADAERMRRHFLQLVPGPQDRTGARA, from the coding sequence ATGAGTACCACCGGAGAGTCCTATCTCGTCGGGTTGATCGGGGAGGGGATCGCGGCGTCCCTGACCCCGCCGATGCACGAGCGGGAGGGGGCCGAACAGGGGCTGCTGTACCTGTACCGCCCCGTGGACGTGGCCGCCCTCGGCCTGTCCGGGGACGAGGCGCAGGCCGAGGCGCCGCGGCTGCTGGAGTACGGCCGCCGGCTCGGGTTCAACGCCTTCAACGTCACCCACCCGTTCAAGCAGACGATCATGGCCCACCTGGACCGGGTGGACGAGGACGCGGCGAGCCTGGGGGCCGTCAACACGGTGGTGTTCACGGCCGACGGGCAGGCGGTGGGACGCAACACGGACTTCTCCGGGTACCTCTCCGGCCTGCGCCGGGCGCTGCCCGGGGCGGACCTGTCCCGCGTGGTCCAGCTCGGGGCCGGCGGGGCCGGCTCCGCGATCGCCTACGGGCTGCTGCGGGCCGGGGCGGCCGAGCTCGTGCTCATCGACCTGGACGCGGACCGCGCCGCGGCCCGGGCGGCGGACCTGCAGGCCCGCTTCCCCGGGCAGCGTGTCACCTCCCGGCCGCACGCCGAGCTGCCGCAGGCCCTGGCGGCGGCCACCGGCTTCGCGCACTGCACCCCGGTGGGGATGCACCTGCACCCGGGGATCCCCGTGGACCCGGAGTGGCTGCACCCCGGGCTGTGGGTCTCGGACGTGGTCTACCTGCCCGTGGACACCGAGCTCGTGGTGGCCGCCCGGGAGCGCGGCTGCGCGGTGGTGGACGGCGGGACCATGGCCGTGGGCCAGGCCGTGGACGCGTTCTCGCTCATCACCGGCCGGCCCGCCGACGCCGAGCGGATGCGCCGCCACTTCCTGCAACTGGTCCCCGGTCCGCAGGACCGGACGGGGGCCCGGGCATGA
- a CDS encoding MFS transporter has translation MSHASPGAGAPVATHGKTPRKAALASWIGSALEYYDFAVYGTAAALVLNHLFFPEDASPGVAILLSMATVGVAYVVRPLGALVIGPLGDRLGRKFVLMLTLFMIGGATFAVGCLPTYDQAGMLAPALLVLCRVIQGLSASGEQASAISVSLEHSEEHRRAFTTSWTLQGTQFGTLLATAVFIPFTLLLSEEQLFSWGWRVPFWLSAVVVVVAWVIRRRLEEPPAFEQARAELPGERPATPLALMVRYHKAAVARIACAAMVNTVNVVFLVWSLSFATSVVGLDRPTMLWVAVLANAVALVVIPLAAILADRIGRKPVFIAGVVGPAVMMYPYLAAVAAGNWVLIFLFGAILSGCLYSLANGIWPSFYAEMFPTRVRVTGLAMGTQIGFAVSGGLTPIVASAVAGPEGTNWVAVALVVSAACLIAIAAALTARETKALTLAGIDELHTSRTEAAELARLDRPAGSDFSSSASR, from the coding sequence ATGTCACACGCTTCCCCGGGCGCCGGCGCGCCCGTCGCCACCCACGGCAAGACGCCGCGGAAGGCGGCCCTGGCCAGCTGGATCGGCTCGGCCCTGGAGTACTACGACTTCGCCGTCTACGGCACCGCCGCGGCGCTGGTCCTGAACCACCTGTTCTTCCCCGAGGACGCCTCCCCGGGCGTGGCGATCCTGCTGTCCATGGCCACCGTGGGCGTCGCCTACGTGGTGCGCCCCCTCGGCGCCCTGGTCATCGGCCCGCTGGGCGACCGGCTGGGCCGGAAGTTCGTGCTGATGCTCACGCTGTTCATGATCGGCGGGGCGACCTTCGCCGTGGGCTGCCTGCCCACCTACGACCAGGCGGGGATGCTCGCGCCGGCCCTGCTCGTGCTGTGCCGCGTGATCCAGGGCCTGTCCGCCTCCGGCGAGCAGGCCAGTGCCATCTCGGTGTCCCTCGAGCACTCCGAGGAGCACCGCCGGGCGTTCACCACGAGCTGGACGCTGCAGGGCACCCAGTTCGGCACCCTGCTCGCCACCGCCGTCTTCATCCCCTTCACCCTCCTCCTCAGCGAGGAGCAGCTGTTCTCGTGGGGCTGGCGCGTGCCGTTCTGGCTCTCCGCCGTCGTGGTCGTCGTCGCGTGGGTCATCCGCCGCCGCCTGGAGGAGCCGCCGGCGTTCGAGCAGGCCCGTGCCGAGCTGCCCGGCGAGCGGCCGGCCACGCCGCTGGCCCTGATGGTGCGGTACCACAAGGCCGCCGTGGCCCGGATCGCCTGCGCCGCCATGGTCAACACCGTGAACGTGGTGTTCCTCGTGTGGTCCCTGTCCTTCGCCACCTCCGTGGTGGGCCTGGACCGGCCCACCATGCTGTGGGTCGCCGTGCTGGCCAACGCCGTCGCGCTCGTGGTCATCCCGCTGGCCGCCATCCTCGCGGACCGCATCGGGCGCAAGCCGGTGTTCATCGCCGGCGTGGTGGGACCGGCCGTGATGATGTACCCCTACCTCGCGGCCGTCGCCGCCGGGAACTGGGTGCTGATCTTCCTGTTCGGCGCCATCCTGTCCGGCTGCCTCTACTCCCTCGCCAACGGCATCTGGCCCTCGTTCTATGCGGAGATGTTCCCCACCCGCGTGCGCGTCACCGGCCTGGCCATGGGCACGCAGATCGGCTTCGCGGTCTCCGGCGGCCTGACCCCCATCGTCGCCTCGGCCGTGGCCGGCCCCGAGGGCACCAACTGGGTGGCGGTGGCCCTCGTGGTCAGCGCCGCCTGCCTCATCGCGATCGCCGCCGCCCTGACGGCCCGGGAGACCAAGGCCCTCACCCTGGCCGGCATCGACGAGCTGCACACCTCCCGCACGGAGGCGGCCGAGCTCGCCCGCCTCGACCGGCCGGCCGGCTCGGACTTCTCCTCCAGCGCCTCCCGCTGA
- a CDS encoding aromatic acid/H+ symport family MFS transporter, with the protein MSTTTTAPGRTGRPVLRGRAWVAPLCWFAVFLDGFDAVVLGAIMPMLTSDPDMGIDNATGTVIATAGLVGMMIGALGMGWLTDRFGRRRLLIGAVIAFSVLTFVTGFAQDAFTIGLLRFLAGVGLGGCLPTGISMVTEFAGHRKGSNATTLMMTGYHVGAVATALLAIWAAANTVTGWREMFFLGGMPALVLVPLMWRFLPESPDFLLSKGRVEEARTVAAHYGVEVDEEPERAFADASPESADAPRQGAALLLSGAYRRNTVFMWLASFMGLLLVYGLNTWLPQIMRAADYDLGNALGFLVVLNAGAVAGLLIAGRVGDAITPRNAGILWFIGSALLLAALAIKLPLLGIYAMIFITGCFVFSAQNLVYAFAATNYPPKVRGTALGMAAGVGRLGAISGPIMGGTLVAAGIAYPWGFFGFALAGALGGVAMSGMRTVRRGRRSAARPDAGPVADQRERTTAGA; encoded by the coding sequence ATGTCCACGACCACCACCGCCCCGGGCCGCACCGGCCGCCCGGTGCTCCGCGGCCGCGCCTGGGTGGCGCCGCTGTGCTGGTTCGCCGTCTTCCTCGACGGCTTCGACGCCGTCGTGCTCGGCGCCATCATGCCCATGCTCACGTCCGACCCGGACATGGGGATCGACAACGCCACCGGCACCGTGATCGCCACGGCCGGGCTCGTCGGCATGATGATCGGCGCCCTGGGCATGGGCTGGCTCACCGACCGGTTCGGCCGCCGCCGGCTGCTCATCGGCGCGGTGATCGCGTTCTCGGTGCTGACCTTCGTCACCGGCTTCGCGCAGGACGCCTTCACCATCGGCCTGCTGCGCTTCCTGGCCGGCGTCGGACTCGGCGGCTGCCTGCCCACCGGCATCTCGATGGTCACCGAGTTCGCCGGCCACCGGAAGGGCTCCAACGCCACCACGCTGATGATGACCGGCTACCACGTCGGCGCCGTGGCCACCGCGCTGCTGGCCATCTGGGCCGCCGCCAACACGGTCACCGGCTGGCGCGAGATGTTCTTCCTCGGCGGGATGCCCGCGCTCGTGCTGGTGCCGCTGATGTGGCGCTTCCTGCCCGAGTCCCCGGACTTCCTGCTGTCCAAGGGGCGGGTCGAGGAGGCCCGGACCGTGGCCGCGCACTACGGCGTCGAGGTGGACGAGGAGCCGGAGCGCGCCTTCGCGGACGCCTCGCCGGAGTCGGCCGACGCGCCGAGGCAGGGCGCCGCCCTGCTGCTGTCCGGCGCGTACCGCCGCAACACCGTCTTCATGTGGCTGGCCTCCTTCATGGGCCTGCTGCTCGTCTACGGCCTGAACACCTGGCTGCCGCAGATCATGCGCGCTGCGGACTACGACCTCGGCAACGCGCTGGGCTTCCTCGTGGTGCTCAACGCCGGCGCCGTGGCCGGCCTGCTCATCGCCGGTCGCGTGGGCGACGCCATCACCCCGCGCAACGCCGGCATCCTGTGGTTCATCGGCTCCGCGCTGCTGCTGGCCGCCCTGGCGATCAAGCTGCCGCTGCTGGGCATCTACGCGATGATCTTCATCACCGGCTGCTTCGTGTTCTCCGCGCAGAACCTCGTCTACGCGTTCGCCGCCACGAACTACCCGCCGAAGGTGCGCGGCACCGCCCTGGGCATGGCCGCCGGCGTGGGCCGCCTCGGCGCCATCTCCGGTCCCATCATGGGCGGCACCCTCGTGGCCGCGGGGATCGCCTACCCGTGGGGCTTCTTCGGTTTCGCCCTCGCGGGCGCCCTCGGCGGCGTGGCCATGTCCGGGATGCGGACCGTGCGCCGCGGCCGCCGCTCGGCCGCCCGTCCCGACGCCGGCCCGGTCGCCGACCAGCGCGAGCGCACCACCGCGGGCGCCTAG
- the aroQ gene encoding type II 3-dehydroquinate dehydratase — MAPTAALPVFVLNGPNLNLLGQREPEKYGSTSLEEVRRMCEGVAEGLGLAVDFRQSNHEGTLVDWIQEARTAASGIILNPAGYTTTSVAILDALLAAERPVVEVHVTNIHQREEFRQHSYVSKAARAVIAGAGVQGYDLALQHMARLVAGAR; from the coding sequence ATGGCCCCGACCGCCGCCCTGCCCGTCTTCGTGCTCAACGGCCCGAACCTCAACCTGCTCGGCCAGCGGGAGCCGGAGAAGTACGGCAGCACCTCCCTCGAGGAGGTCCGCCGGATGTGCGAGGGGGTCGCCGAGGGGCTCGGCCTGGCGGTCGACTTCCGCCAGTCCAACCACGAGGGCACGCTCGTGGACTGGATCCAGGAGGCCCGCACCGCGGCCAGCGGCATCATCCTCAACCCCGCCGGCTACACCACGACCTCCGTGGCCATCCTCGACGCGCTCCTGGCCGCCGAGCGCCCGGTCGTCGAGGTCCACGTCACGAACATCCACCAGCGCGAGGAGTTCCGGCAGCACTCCTACGTCTCCAAGGCCGCCCGCGCCGTCATCGCGGGCGCCGGCGTGCAGGGCTACGACCTCGCGCTGCAGCACATGGCCCGCCTGGTGGCCGGGGCCCGGTAG
- a CDS encoding sugar phosphate isomerase/epimerase and 4-hydroxyphenylpyruvate domain-containing protein has protein sequence MTARAGAGERPLREDGTLRTSIATVCLAGTLEEKMRAAAGAGFDGIELFEPDLVASPLSPEQVAELAAELGLSLDLYQPFRDLEGVTEEVFADNLRRLEAKFRLMRRMGMDLVLVCSNAGTATEWEDGVAVDQLRRAADLAAGYGIRIAYEALAWGRFVSTYEHAWALVEQADRANLGVCLDSFHILSRHGDVTGFRSIPGEKVFFVQLADAPHLLLDLLSWSRHHRTFPGEGSFDLVGFHRELLATGYAGPLSLEVFSDVYRQTDTPRTALAAMRSLRWLQEAAAAADGQGPAAGRPRGWDYAEVRAAEPQDVAEVLTALGFADRGRHRTKDVRLFAAGDARVVVNAAPGPRGEDGSEIVGVGLQVPDPRATTDRARALGYPVAWRSNRADEVVLRGVTAPDGSEFFVAPVPGPGAEPAWTAEFGPAAEAPGGASGAEDSLLLGVDHVNLAQPWQWFDEGVLFHRALFGLTARANTEVASPQGLVRSQVMETDDGAVRLALNMLPQVLEGRDAGRGRADYPEHVAFRSSDVVEVARRARAAGLRFLPVPANYYEDLQARFGLEDRELGLLREHDLMYDRDEAGEFLHFYTRTIGSVFFEVVERRGGYRGFGAHGAPVRLAAQYDLDRRLDHR, from the coding sequence ATGACCGCGCGCGCCGGGGCCGGGGAGCGGCCGCTGCGCGAGGACGGCACCCTGCGCACCTCGATCGCCACCGTGTGCCTGGCCGGGACGCTCGAGGAGAAGATGCGGGCCGCCGCCGGCGCGGGCTTCGACGGCATCGAGCTGTTCGAGCCGGACCTCGTGGCCTCCCCGCTGTCCCCCGAGCAGGTGGCGGAGCTGGCCGCGGAGCTGGGGCTGTCCCTGGACCTGTACCAGCCCTTCCGGGACCTCGAGGGCGTGACCGAGGAGGTCTTCGCGGACAACCTGCGCCGGCTCGAGGCCAAGTTCCGGCTCATGCGGCGGATGGGCATGGACCTGGTCCTCGTGTGCTCCAATGCGGGCACCGCCACCGAGTGGGAGGACGGGGTCGCGGTGGACCAGTTGCGCCGGGCCGCGGACCTGGCCGCCGGGTACGGCATCCGCATCGCCTACGAGGCGCTGGCCTGGGGCCGGTTCGTCAGCACGTACGAGCACGCGTGGGCCCTCGTGGAGCAGGCCGACCGTGCGAACCTCGGCGTGTGCCTGGACTCGTTCCACATCCTCTCCCGCCACGGGGACGTCACCGGCTTCCGCTCCATCCCCGGGGAGAAGGTCTTCTTCGTGCAGCTGGCGGACGCACCCCACCTGCTGCTGGACCTGCTGTCCTGGTCCCGCCACCACCGCACGTTCCCGGGGGAGGGATCCTTCGACCTCGTGGGCTTCCACCGGGAGCTGCTGGCCACCGGCTACGCCGGCCCGCTCTCGCTCGAGGTGTTCAGCGACGTCTACCGCCAGACCGACACCCCGCGCACCGCGCTGGCCGCCATGCGGTCCCTGCGGTGGCTGCAGGAGGCGGCCGCCGCCGCGGACGGGCAGGGGCCCGCGGCGGGCCGGCCGCGCGGATGGGACTACGCCGAGGTGCGCGCCGCCGAGCCGCAGGACGTGGCCGAGGTCCTCACCGCGCTGGGCTTCGCCGACCGCGGCCGGCACCGCACCAAGGACGTCCGCCTGTTCGCCGCCGGGGACGCGCGCGTGGTGGTCAACGCCGCGCCGGGCCCGCGGGGCGAGGACGGCTCGGAGATCGTGGGCGTGGGGCTGCAGGTCCCGGACCCGAGGGCCACCACGGACCGGGCCCGGGCGCTGGGCTACCCCGTGGCGTGGCGCTCGAACCGGGCGGACGAGGTGGTCCTGCGCGGCGTCACCGCCCCGGACGGGTCCGAGTTCTTCGTCGCCCCGGTGCCCGGGCCCGGCGCCGAGCCGGCCTGGACGGCCGAGTTCGGCCCGGCCGCCGAGGCGCCGGGTGGGGCGTCGGGCGCCGAGGACTCCCTGCTGCTGGGCGTGGACCACGTGAACCTGGCCCAGCCGTGGCAGTGGTTCGACGAGGGGGTGCTGTTCCACCGGGCGCTGTTCGGGCTCACCGCGCGGGCGAACACGGAGGTCGCCTCACCGCAGGGGCTCGTGCGCTCGCAGGTGATGGAGACCGACGACGGCGCGGTGCGCCTGGCGCTCAACATGCTCCCCCAGGTGCTCGAGGGGCGGGACGCCGGGCGGGGACGCGCCGACTACCCCGAGCACGTGGCCTTCCGGTCCTCGGACGTCGTGGAGGTCGCGCGCCGCGCCCGGGCGGCCGGCCTGCGCTTCCTGCCGGTGCCGGCGAACTACTACGAGGACCTCCAGGCGCGCTTCGGGCTCGAGGACCGCGAGCTCGGGCTGCTGCGGGAGCACGACCTGATGTACGACCGGGACGAGGCCGGGGAGTTCCTGCACTTCTACACCCGCACCATCGGCAGCGTGTTCTTCGAGGTGGTGGAGCGCCGTGGCGGCTACCGGGGCTTCGGGGCCCACGGCGCCCCCGTGCGCCTGGCGGCCCAGTACGACCTCGACCGCCGGCTCGACCACCGGTAG